TAGTATAGTCCAAAATGTTATTGACAATCTGCATCAAATGATTCGAAGAAAATTTAAGCGAATTTACCAATACTTTGTCTTCGGGTTTTGCATTTTCATTTAGCATGGTAGCCACCGTAGTAATAGCATTCAAAGGGGTTCTTATCTCATGACTCATGGTAGATAAAAACTCTTGTCGTATTCTAGCAGTTTCTTCGGCTTTATTACTTTTGGCAAGGATAATGGCTTTCTCCTTTTGAAATTCAGCTTCTTTCTGCATAGCCTGCATCCGCACTAGCAAATCATAATTCTCTATTACCTTAAAGTTTTGAGCATTGAGTACACTTTCTTTTTCAAAAAGGTAAAACTCTAGAAATTCAAGGGTTTTAGATAAATTGTTTTCAGCTTTATATATGGTATAAAATAGGTGAAGTAATTTAATTTTAATGATGGAAATGTTAAACGAATTACAAACCTCCAATCCAAGACTAGCATATTTTTTGGCTAAGGCAATATCCTCAATTTCAAAATACAATTTCGCCAATTTGGTGTAAGCCATTCCCAATCCCAATTTTTCACCCATTTCTGTATGAATGGCTATAGCTTCTATAAAATCGGCTATGGCTTCAGTATAATTTTTTTGTGCAAAATGAATTTTTCCTCTTCCATAAATGGCAAATCCCAAGCCCCGAGTATCCTTAGTTTTTTGCTTGATTTCAATCGATTTTAAAATAATGGTCCAAGCGGCTTCAACTTGATTATTCTTGATATAAATCCCCGACAAATTATTGTAAGCATTCGATTCCAGATTTAAATCATTGATTTTTTTAGCCGCTTTGATAGCATTTTTATAGGATTGAATGGCTTTTTGCTCATCACCTGTAAAGTCGTAAACAGTCCCTAACGATTTTTCACATTTGGAAATGTTGTGATAATCGTTGAGGTTTTTATACACAATGAGCGCATCTATAAGATATACAACGCCCATCTGAAAATTATTAGTCTTGTAATAAAAACTGGCTAAATTATATTTGGCATCAGCAACTCCTTTGTCATCATGGAGCTCTTCATAAAGTTTGATGCTTTTTTGAGATAAATTAAAGGATTCATCATACTTACCAGTGATCATATAATATAACGAAAGCTGAGAGTAAGCTTTTGCTTTTAAATCATCAAACTCTTTTCCTTCACATAAAGCCAGTGCCTTATTGGTTAGGATAATACTTTCTTCAAGATTATTAATCCTAATAGAATAAGAGTCTTCTAAATATAAATTAATCTTACTTCTGATTTCTTTCATTCGTTAAGACGGCAAATAGTAATTAAAATTGGGGTAAAATTATTTCCATTCCACCCAAAAATAGCAAAAAAATAATGGCATTCTCTATCCTAAACATATTATTATTAATTTACCCTTCTTATTTTGTAGTAGAAGTAGTAAAATAGGAACCAAAAATCAAAAAACTGGCGTCCTTTATTATTAGACTTTATAAATTAAGAGATAGATTTTCTTAACCTAAATTAGGGTTTTATTCTTTCTAACTGGGGTTTTCCTTTCCCCCCGAGGGGTTATTTTGTTTCCCGAGGGGTAATAAAGTATCCCCACAGGGTTTTCCTTTTCCCCCACGGGGTGATAGAGTATCCCCTTAGGGTTTTTACTTTACCCCACAGGGTTTTCCTTTTCCCCCACAGGGTTTTTCTTTTCCCCCACGGGGTTTCTTTGTTTCCGATGGGGTGATAGAGTATCCCCTTAAGGTTTTTTGTTTCCCCAAAAGGGTTTCTTTCTTCCCGACGGGGTGACAAAGCATTTACTAGTGGTGACAAAGCAATTAGGAAGGGGGTTTCTAATTACAACTTAGGGTTTTAAAGTTACCAAGTTTAACGAAGCAGATAAAATGTCGTTTTTTTATCAAATAATTAACGAAAACGTTGTCATAATTCTTTTTTATTTCATTTCGAATTCCCTAATTTTGTTGAATTAATAAACAATCAGATTTAATTCCCTTATTTATACCATGTCTAAAACAGCAATATTAGAATTTGATGGCCAAAAGTATGAGTTTCCGGTTATTGTAGGAAGTGAAAACGAAGCTGGCATCGATATTGAAAAACTACGCGCCCTAACGGGTGCCATTACGCTAGACCCAGGATACAAAAACTCAGGTTCTTGCAAAAGCGACATCACATTTCTTGATGGTGAAGAAGGTATTCTTCGTTACAGAGGCTATGCCATAGAAGATTTAGCTGATAAAGCCGATTTTTTAGAAGTAGCTTACTTAGTAATTTTTGGAGAACTACCTACTAAAACCCAGTTAGAACAGTTTGAAACAGATATAAGAAAATATACTTTGGTAAACGAAGAAATGAAAAACATCATTGACGGTTTCCCAAAAACGGCTCATCCAATGGGTGTGCTTTCTGCACTTACTAGTGCCTTAACTGCTTTTAATCCAAAAGTAGTTAACGTGGAAAATGAAAAAGAAATGTACGAAGCCGTGTGTAAAACCATGGGTAAATTCTTGGTCATTGCTACTTGGACGTATAGAAAAATGATGGGCTATCCATTAAACTACTATGATAACACAAAAGGATACGTGGAGAACTTCCTGCACTTAATGTTTGAATTACCTACCGGACCTTATACTTCAAATCCAGTAGTAGTAAATGCCCTTGATAAACTATTTATTCTGCATGCAGACCATGAGCAAAACTGTTCTACATCAACCGTTAGAATTGTAGGTTCATCACACGCTGGCTTGTTCGCGTCTATTTCTGCTGGAGTCTCTGCTCTTTGGGGTCCATTACACGGAGGTGCTAATCAAGCAGTGTTAGAAATGTTAGAAGCCATTCAAAAAGATGGTGGGGATGCC
The window above is part of the Flavobacterium sp. N1994 genome. Proteins encoded here:
- a CDS encoding ATP-binding protein — its product is MKEIRSKINLYLEDSYSIRINNLEESIILTNKALALCEGKEFDDLKAKAYSQLSLYYMITGKYDESFNLSQKSIKLYEELHDDKGVADAKYNLASFYYKTNNFQMGVVYLIDALIVYKNLNDYHNISKCEKSLGTVYDFTGDEQKAIQSYKNAIKAAKKINDLNLESNAYNNLSGIYIKNNQVEAAWTIILKSIEIKQKTKDTRGLGFAIYGRGKIHFAQKNYTEAIADFIEAIAIHTEMGEKLGLGMAYTKLAKLYFEIEDIALAKKYASLGLEVCNSFNISIIKIKLLHLFYTIYKAENNLSKTLEFLEFYLFEKESVLNAQNFKVIENYDLLVRMQAMQKEAEFQKEKAIILAKSNKAEETARIRQEFLSTMSHEIRTPLNAITTVATMLNENAKPEDKVLVNSLKFSSNHLMQIVNNILDYTKLDLGKMTLDLKSSNIKFFLDNFWNAYNFQAKEKGIKFKLKLDEALFDYYYIDETKITQILGNLVNNSLKFTDIGAIKLDVKVVHQTETHDTVAFKVSDTGIGIEKENLEKVFESFSQLKSGITRKKDGAGLGLSITKRLIELHGSKIEIQSIIGKGSAFTFELKLKKSKNTEQNNQTNFENDINGVKVLLVEDNAINAMIALKLLSKWGMVTDHAKDGLEATEKSQNTKYDYILMDIHMPVLDGYQAAKNIRTLPNFNKETPIFGLTADIAAKDNEEYNFYFNDFLLKPLEIEKLKGALNSL
- a CDS encoding citrate synthase, with the protein product MSKTAILEFDGQKYEFPVIVGSENEAGIDIEKLRALTGAITLDPGYKNSGSCKSDITFLDGEEGILRYRGYAIEDLADKADFLEVAYLVIFGELPTKTQLEQFETDIRKYTLVNEEMKNIIDGFPKTAHPMGVLSALTSALTAFNPKVVNVENEKEMYEAVCKTMGKFLVIATWTYRKMMGYPLNYYDNTKGYVENFLHLMFELPTGPYTSNPVVVNALDKLFILHADHEQNCSTSTVRIVGSSHAGLFASISAGVSALWGPLHGGANQAVLEMLEAIQKDGGDAAKYMAKAKDKDDPFRLMGFGHRVYKNFDPRARIIKKAADEVLSTLGVDDPILNIAKQLEAAALVDDYFVSRKLYPNVDFYSGIIYRALGIPTDMFTVMFAIGRLPGWIAQWKEMRINKEPIGRPRQIYTGYPLREFKAMDKR